From Capra hircus breed San Clemente chromosome 1, ASM170441v1, whole genome shotgun sequence, the proteins below share one genomic window:
- the TCTEX1D2 gene encoding tctex1 domain-containing protein 2 has product MRRRKGEGGESTLRRAGPTGQSAGPLHAGSKAALSPWRRLTSCPRPPTQLSLRTTRGQEAEAMSVAASFPKRASFAAADGLPETENNAGEPENTYILRPIFQQRFRPSVVKDCIHAVLKEELASAEYSPEEMPQLTKHLSENIKDKLKEMGFDRYKMVVQVVIGEQRGEGVFMAARCFWDADTDNCTHDVFMNDSLFCVVAAFGCFYY; this is encoded by the exons ATGCGCAGGCGCAAGGGGGAGGGCGGCGAGAGCACGCTAAGAAGGGCGGGTCCCACGGGGCAGAGCGCGGGTCCGCTGCACGCAGGGTCAAAGGCGGCGCTGTCGCCCTGGAGACGGCTTACCAGCTGCCCGCGGCCAccgactcagctttctttgcggACAACGCGGGGCCAAGAAGCTGAGGCTATGTCGGTTGCCGCCTCCTTCCCTAAGCGCGCGTCCTTTGCTGCAGCTGACGGCTTGCCTGAGACTGAGAACAACGCTGGGGAGCCGGAGAATACCTATATTCTTCGGCCCATTTTCCAGCAAAG GTTCAGACCCTCTGTGGTTAAAGACTGTATCCATGCTGTACTCAAGGAGGAACTGGCCAGTGCTGAATACTCTCCGGAAGAAATGCCTCAGCTCACAAAACACTTatcagaaaatattaaagataaattaaaag aaatGGGATTTGACCGATATAAAATGGTGGTACAAGTAGTGATTGGAGAACAAAGAGGAGAAGGTGTATT CATGGCTGCTCGCTGTTTCTGGGATGCTGACACTGACAACTGTACTCATGATGTTTTCATGAAT
- the TM4SF19 gene encoding transmembrane 4 L6 family member 19 translates to MACSRTCSRILGLSLGTTALFAAVANTLLLFPNWDVTYLLRGLIGRHAMLGSGLWGGGLMVLTAATLISLMGWRYGCFSKIGPCRRMLTALLSSGLALLGALICFITSGVALKDGPFCMFDVSPFNQTQAWKHGYPFKDLHNRNYLYDHSLWNSVCLEPSKAVVWHVCFFSTLLCISLLQILLVVIHFINSFLGLFCSLCEK, encoded by the exons ATGGCATGCTCACGGACCTGCTCCCGCATTCTGGGGCTGAGCCTCGGGACTACAGCCCTGTTTGCTGCTGTGGCCAACACACTGCTCCTGTTTCCTAACTGGGATGTGACCTACCTCTTGAGGGGCCTCATTGGCAGGCATGCCATGCTGGGCTCTGGGCTTTGGGGAGGAGGCCTCATG GTTCTCACTGCAGCTACCCTGATCTCCCTGATGGGCTGGAGATATGGCTGCTTCAGTAAGATCGGGCCCTGCCGAAGG ATGCTTACTGCTCTGTTGTCAAGTGGCCTGGCTTTGCTTGGAGCCTTGATTTGCTTTATCACTTCTGGAGTAGCCCTGAAAGATGGTCCTTTTTGCATGTTCGATGTCTCACCCTTCAATCAGACACAGGCTTGGAAACATGGTTACCCATTCAAAGACCTACATAACAG GAATTATTTGTACGACCATTCACTCTGGAACTCTGTCTGCCTGGAGCCTTCTAAAGCTGTCGTTTGGCACGTGTGCTTCTTCTCCACCCTTCTGTGCATCAGCCTCCTCCAGATTCTCCTGGTGGTCATTCATTTCATCAACAGCTTCCTGGGCCTTTTCTGCAGCCTCTGTGAGAAGTGA